The following proteins are co-located in the Frigidibacter mobilis genome:
- a CDS encoding MSMEG_0569 family flavin-dependent oxidoreductase — protein MRIHAPAIPHIPVIIIGGGQAGLSVSWYLSRDGIDHLVFERHQRFHSWRVNRWDSFCLVTPNWQCRLPGWPYQGTDPDGYMLRDEIVEYLEGFSASFDPPLREGVSVTRVAPLPGGGYRVETTAGIWTTGQVIVATGGYDQPIVPPYAGAIAPQIVQMHSVDYRRPSQLPGGGTLIVGTGQSGVQIMEDFHREGREVHLAVGPAPRSPRKYRGRDATDWLYDMGHYAITIDRHPDPVKALTQTNHYMSGRDGGKEIDLRKFARDGVRLYGSMSGAAGVDIEFLPDLEKNLDDSDRSYCGIRDQIDAWIDRQGIDAPVEPPFEKVWRPGQEVTRIDCAALGITSIIWAIGFRPNYSWLEVDCFDAHGRPVYRRGVTEAPGVYFIGLGWLNTWGSGRFLGIDEDARYLAERIVERAGVTPEVQVAE, from the coding sequence ATGCGCATTCATGCTCCGGCCATTCCGCATATTCCCGTCATCATCATCGGTGGCGGACAGGCAGGTCTGTCGGTCAGCTGGTATCTGAGCCGCGACGGGATCGACCATCTCGTGTTCGAGCGGCATCAACGGTTCCACTCCTGGCGGGTCAACCGCTGGGACAGCTTCTGCCTCGTCACGCCGAACTGGCAATGCCGCCTTCCCGGCTGGCCTTATCAGGGCACTGATCCCGACGGCTACATGCTGCGGGACGAGATTGTGGAGTATCTAGAGGGGTTCTCTGCCAGCTTCGATCCGCCGCTGCGAGAGGGTGTCTCGGTCACTCGTGTCGCGCCGCTCCCCGGTGGCGGCTACCGGGTGGAAACCACGGCGGGGATCTGGACCACGGGGCAGGTGATCGTGGCGACGGGGGGCTACGACCAGCCGATCGTGCCGCCCTATGCCGGTGCAATCGCGCCGCAGATCGTGCAGATGCATTCCGTCGATTACCGCCGGCCCTCGCAGTTGCCTGGCGGCGGCACGCTCATCGTCGGCACCGGCCAGTCAGGCGTGCAGATCATGGAGGATTTCCACCGCGAGGGCCGCGAGGTTCATCTGGCCGTCGGCCCCGCGCCACGCAGCCCGCGCAAGTATCGCGGCCGCGATGCGACCGACTGGCTGTATGACATGGGCCACTATGCCATCACCATCGACCGCCACCCCGACCCGGTGAAGGCGCTGACCCAGACCAATCACTACATGTCGGGCCGCGATGGCGGTAAGGAGATCGACCTGCGCAAGTTCGCGCGGGATGGCGTTCGCCTCTACGGCTCCATGTCGGGGGCTGCGGGGGTCGATATCGAGTTTCTGCCCGATCTGGAAAAGAACCTCGATGACAGTGACCGAAGCTATTGCGGCATCCGTGACCAGATTGATGCGTGGATCGACCGGCAAGGCATCGACGCACCCGTGGAGCCTCCTTTCGAGAAGGTCTGGCGCCCCGGGCAGGAGGTGACGCGGATCGACTGTGCCGCCTTGGGCATAACCTCGATCATCTGGGCCATCGGCTTCCGCCCCAATTACAGCTGGCTGGAGGTCGACTGCTTCGACGCTCATGGCAGACCGGTTTATCGGCGGGGCGTTACCGAGGCCCCCGGCGTCTATTTCATCGGGCTGGGCTGGCTGAACACCTGGGGGTCGGGGCGCTTTCTCGGGATCGACGAGGATGCCCGTTATCTCGCCGAAAGGATCGTTGAAAGGGCGGGCGTCACGCCGGAAGTGCAGGTTGCCGAATGA
- a CDS encoding glycosyltransferase 87 family protein → MQVAPVAPPIIAASPAPPPLSAREIALVVFFLVAFTWVCQAGYASGPSADLRAWWMASESLAAGQPLLIYPAETEVFTMRPDAEWHRRMLARSEETALYPYLYPPLWVALGAPLTRAFSFAQAAQLASLLNPLLLGAMILLARRAAAIPLRPAAALLLGLALTGGTLVGWPAIYENQPQILVAALVVLAIERDRSGAPLQAGAALALAAALKLYPALFVLVWLLAGRMRQVAAFVMVGGALGLGSVALAGWPLHRLFLDQLVVLSGSVLLSNINFNVDALVSQLFLLDDMTRVTEMTTRALGPKAPRAGLYWPRLRSGRRGPSWRCWQPSRVLRWRCAAGPPQRRPPMAGRR, encoded by the coding sequence ATGCAAGTTGCCCCTGTTGCCCCCCCGATCATCGCCGCCTCCCCTGCCCCGCCCCCCCTGTCTGCGCGCGAAATCGCGCTGGTCGTCTTCTTCCTTGTGGCTTTTACATGGGTCTGCCAGGCCGGTTATGCCAGCGGCCCTTCGGCCGATCTTCGCGCCTGGTGGATGGCGTCGGAATCGCTTGCTGCCGGCCAGCCACTGCTGATCTACCCGGCCGAAACGGAAGTTTTCACCATGCGCCCCGATGCCGAATGGCACCGACGCATGCTGGCCCGGAGCGAGGAAACCGCGCTCTACCCCTATCTCTACCCGCCGCTCTGGGTGGCGCTTGGTGCGCCTCTGACCCGCGCCTTCAGCTTCGCTCAGGCGGCTCAGCTGGCCTCGCTGCTCAATCCGCTGCTGCTGGGGGCGATGATCCTGCTGGCGCGCCGCGCGGCGGCGATCCCGCTGCGCCCGGCCGCGGCGTTGCTTCTTGGCCTTGCGCTGACCGGCGGCACCCTCGTCGGCTGGCCGGCAATCTACGAAAACCAGCCGCAGATCCTTGTGGCCGCGCTGGTGGTGCTGGCGATAGAGCGTGACAGGTCGGGCGCCCCGCTTCAGGCCGGGGCGGCCCTGGCCCTGGCTGCGGCGCTGAAGCTCTACCCCGCGCTCTTCGTGCTGGTCTGGCTGCTGGCGGGGCGGATGCGGCAGGTGGCGGCCTTCGTGATGGTGGGCGGCGCGCTTGGCCTTGGCTCGGTCGCGCTGGCCGGCTGGCCGCTGCACCGGCTGTTTCTGGATCAGTTGGTAGTACTGTCGGGCAGCGTGCTGCTGAGCAACATCAACTTCAACGTGGATGCGCTCGTCTCGCAGCTGTTCCTGCTCGACGACATGACCCGCGTCACCGAGATGACCACGCGCGCGCTGGGGCCGAAGGCGCCAAGGGCTGGTTTGTACTGGCCAAGGCTCCGGTCTGGGCGGCGGGGTCCAAGCTGGCGATGCTGGCAGCCGTCGCGGGTTTTGCGCTGGCGATGCGCCGCCGGTCCCCCGCAGCGCAGGCCGCCTATGGCTGGCCGGCGATGA
- a CDS encoding sll0787 family AIR synthase-like protein produces the protein MTPARIAAELAAHPSILGKLDIAEATRILGLGSRSDGRPGDDAAALPRPEGGWDLFAAEAFIPAFVADDPWFAGWCGVMVNLSDIAAMGGYATAITDMIWAPDAAAALPVLEGLRAASAAYGVPIVGGHTNLRAPSLSLSVAMTGRSGALISSFAARPDDLLIVAIDLRGDWRPRFDNWFAASGAPEGRLRGDLALLASLAEARLVRAGKDISQGGIAGTSLMLAECSGCGFDIDLDTLPMPPGTELARWMRAFPSFGFLLSVQPSDAKEVCSRFDDRGIAAAVIGHATAGSAIDFVQGGQRATFWDWQRRPYLALGYAHEKDEIHA, from the coding sequence ATGACACCGGCACGGATTGCAGCGGAACTGGCCGCCCATCCCTCCATCCTTGGCAAGCTGGATATCGCGGAAGCGACCCGCATCCTTGGCCTTGGAAGCCGCAGCGACGGCAGGCCGGGGGATGATGCCGCGGCCTTGCCCCGCCCGGAAGGTGGCTGGGATCTGTTCGCGGCCGAGGCCTTCATTCCGGCCTTTGTCGCGGATGACCCGTGGTTCGCGGGCTGGTGCGGGGTGATGGTCAACCTCTCCGACATTGCGGCTATGGGCGGTTATGCGACGGCTATCACCGACATGATCTGGGCACCCGATGCCGCCGCAGCCCTTCCGGTACTGGAAGGGCTGCGCGCGGCCTCTGCCGCCTACGGCGTGCCAATCGTCGGCGGGCATACCAATCTGCGCGCCCCTTCTCTGAGCCTTTCCGTCGCCATGACGGGGCGGTCCGGGGCGCTGATCTCCAGCTTTGCCGCGCGGCCGGATGACCTCCTGATCGTCGCCATCGACCTGCGGGGCGACTGGCGACCCCGGTTTGACAACTGGTTTGCCGCATCGGGCGCACCCGAGGGTCGCCTGCGCGGCGATCTGGCCCTGCTGGCCAGTCTTGCCGAGGCCAGGCTTGTTCGTGCGGGCAAGGATATCAGTCAGGGTGGCATCGCGGGGACCAGCCTGATGTTGGCCGAATGCTCGGGCTGCGGTTTCGACATTGATCTCGATACACTTCCGATGCCTCCGGGCACCGAGCTTGCCCGCTGGATGCGCGCCTTTCCCAGTTTTGGCTTTCTGCTGTCGGTGCAGCCCTCCGACGCGAAGGAGGTCTGCTCCCGCTTTGACGACCGGGGCATCGCCGCCGCGGTCATAGGCCATGCCACCGCCGGCTCGGCCATCGACTTCGTGCAGGGCGGGCAACGCGCCACTTTCTGGGACTGGCAGCGGCGCCCCTATCTGGCGCTCGGATATGCCCATGAAAAGGATGAGATCCATGCCTGA
- a CDS encoding Pnap_2097 family protein, with protein sequence MKHETFWQADTVEQRRLGMAECGWCGVSEGWMLRHLGDVHWRLIAEAMGQQAAVFTDADGAPVYAAFCAISERLLRPALARPGALLTIGSRLRRLTATRLISLHDLAIDGHAFAEIILVTAFVRHGAAGGNAHIIRVQPCGRLDLPPLEAGADRGFVAEAGLLYHDLPASSAAVALSTDVTPCPTTDFNAAGLLYCANYPGLADRAEWALYPDLARSPLTSRKIVYLGNVDPGDPVTATLYRARQPDRGHCLILASGPRIIARIVTEKRD encoded by the coding sequence ATGAAGCATGAGACGTTCTGGCAGGCCGATACGGTCGAACAGCGCCGTCTCGGCATGGCCGAATGTGGCTGGTGCGGGGTGTCAGAGGGCTGGATGCTGCGCCATCTTGGGGATGTGCATTGGCGGCTGATCGCAGAAGCGATGGGTCAGCAAGCAGCTGTGTTCACCGATGCCGACGGCGCGCCGGTCTACGCGGCATTCTGCGCGATCTCCGAACGGCTGTTACGTCCCGCCCTCGCTCGGCCGGGGGCGTTGCTGACCATTGGCTCCCGTCTGCGCCGGCTGACCGCCACGCGATTGATCTCGCTGCACGATCTGGCGATTGATGGCCATGCCTTTGCGGAGATCATCCTGGTCACGGCCTTCGTCCGGCATGGCGCTGCTGGCGGAAACGCCCACATCATCCGGGTGCAGCCCTGCGGCAGGCTTGACCTTCCGCCATTGGAGGCGGGTGCGGACCGCGGCTTTGTCGCCGAGGCGGGGCTGCTGTACCACGACCTGCCGGCGTCTTCGGCTGCGGTCGCGCTTTCAACCGATGTCACTCCCTGCCCGACCACCGATTTCAATGCCGCCGGGCTTTTGTACTGCGCGAACTATCCCGGCCTTGCCGACCGGGCGGAATGGGCCCTGTACCCTGATCTGGCACGTAGCCCGCTCACGTCGCGCAAGATCGTCTATCTGGGAAATGTCGATCCCGGCGATCCGGTCACCGCAACCTTGTATCGCGCTCGGCAACCGGACCGCGGCCATTGCCTGATCCTTGCGTCCGGGCCCCGCATCATCGCGCGGATCGTTACCGAGAAACGCGATTGA
- a CDS encoding MSMEG_0570 family nitrogen starvation response protein — MPEMIFHIRWPDGAEDHCYSPSTIIGQHLTAGESYPLAEFVSRARAGLTEASDRVESKFGYACSSAMDQLSRIEATASHYAPDAPVICLSLE, encoded by the coding sequence ATGCCTGAGATGATCTTTCATATCCGCTGGCCAGATGGGGCAGAGGACCACTGCTATTCGCCCTCGACCATTATCGGCCAGCACCTGACGGCAGGTGAGTCCTACCCCCTGGCAGAGTTCGTGAGCCGTGCCCGCGCCGGGCTGACCGAAGCCTCGGACCGCGTCGAATCCAAATTCGGATATGCCTGTTCCAGCGCGATGGACCAGCTTTCCCGGATCGAGGCAACAGCCAGTCACTATGCGCCGGATGCGCCCGTCATCTGCCTGTCCCTCGAATGA
- the carB gene encoding carbamoyl-phosphate synthase large subunit: MPKRTDIKSILIIGAGPIVIGQACEFDYSGAQACKALREEGYRVILVNSNPATIMTDPEMADATYIEPITPEIVAKIVEKERPDAILPTMGGQTGLNTALALADMGVLEKFGVELIGANRDAIEMAEDRKLFREAMDRIGLENPKATIIAAPKLPNGKYDINAGVAEAIAAIEYVGLPAIIRPAFTLGGTGGGVAYNRDDYEAIVRSGLDASPVAQVLIDESLLGWKEFEMEVVRDRADNAIIVCAIENIDPMGVHTGDSITVAPALTLTDKEYQIMRNGSIAVLREIGVETGGSNVQWAINPADGRMVVIEMNPRVSRSSALASKATGFPIAKIAAKLAVGYTLDELDNDITKVTPASFEPTIDYVVTKIPRFAFEKFPGSKAELTTAMKSVGEVMAIGRTIHESLQKALASLETGLCGFNEIEIPGAPERAAIIKAISAQTPDRIRLIAQAMRHGLTDDEINRATSFDPWFLARIREIIEAEAEIRATGLPITAPGLRKLKMMGFTDARLAMLTGRDEAQVRRARRNLGVTAVFKRIDTCGAEFEAQTPYMYSTYESPAMGDVECEARPSDRKKVVILGGGPNRIGQGIEFDYCCCHACFALTKAGYETIMVNCNPETVSTDYDTSDRLYFEPLTLEHVLEILRVEQENGTLHGVIVQFGGQTPLKLAQALKDEGIPILGTTPDAIDLAEDRERFQQLLNDLGLRQPVNGMARSRDEAFAIAARVGYPLVIRPSYVLGGRAMEIVRDDAQLERYIREAVQVSGSSPVLLDSYLSGAIEVDVDAICDGTDVHVAGIMQHIEEAGVHSGDSACSLPPYSLSAEIVAELKVQTEAMARGLNVVGLMNVQFAIKDGTIYVLEVNPRASRTVPFVAKATDSAIASIAARVMAGEPLSAFPMRAPYPKGVGPDTPLPYADPMTLADPQTPWYSVKEAVLPFARFPGVDTLLGPEMRSTGEVMGWDRTFPLAFLKAQMGAGTLLPETGRVFLSVKDMDKTAELAAAARDLVAMGFTLVATRGTASFLTGAGVASEVVNKVYEGRPNIVDMLKNGDIALVLNTTETRQAISDSRDIRAVALYDKIPYFTTAAASIAAVEAMKARGEGIGVRTLQG, translated from the coding sequence ATGCCGAAAAGAACCGATATCAAGTCTATCCTGATTATCGGAGCCGGACCCATCGTCATCGGTCAGGCTTGCGAGTTCGACTATTCCGGCGCCCAGGCCTGCAAGGCCCTGCGCGAGGAAGGCTACCGGGTCATCCTGGTGAACTCCAACCCCGCCACGATCATGACCGACCCAGAAATGGCCGATGCCACCTATATCGAGCCAATCACCCCGGAAATCGTCGCCAAGATCGTCGAAAAGGAACGCCCCGACGCGATCCTGCCCACGATGGGCGGGCAGACCGGCCTCAACACCGCGCTGGCGTTGGCCGATATGGGCGTGCTGGAGAAGTTCGGGGTGGAACTGATCGGCGCCAACCGCGACGCCATCGAGATGGCCGAGGACCGCAAGCTGTTCCGCGAGGCGATGGACCGGATCGGCCTCGAGAACCCCAAGGCCACCATCATCGCGGCGCCGAAGCTGCCGAACGGCAAGTATGACATCAACGCCGGCGTGGCCGAGGCCATTGCCGCCATCGAATATGTCGGCCTGCCCGCCATCATCCGCCCCGCCTTCACCCTTGGCGGCACCGGCGGCGGCGTCGCCTACAACCGCGATGATTACGAGGCCATCGTCCGCTCGGGCCTCGATGCCTCGCCGGTCGCGCAGGTGCTGATTGATGAATCCCTTCTGGGCTGGAAGGAGTTCGAGATGGAGGTGGTGCGCGACCGCGCCGACAACGCCATCATCGTCTGCGCCATCGAGAATATCGACCCGATGGGCGTGCATACCGGCGACTCCATCACCGTCGCCCCGGCCCTGACGCTGACGGACAAGGAATACCAGATCATGCGCAACGGCTCCATCGCCGTGCTGCGCGAGATCGGGGTGGAGACCGGCGGATCCAACGTGCAATGGGCGATCAACCCAGCCGACGGCCGCATGGTGGTCATCGAGATGAACCCCCGTGTCAGCCGCTCTTCCGCGCTGGCCTCCAAGGCCACCGGCTTCCCCATTGCCAAGATCGCCGCCAAGCTGGCCGTCGGCTACACGCTGGACGAGCTGGACAACGACATCACCAAGGTCACCCCCGCCAGCTTCGAGCCAACCATCGACTATGTCGTAACCAAGATCCCGCGCTTTGCCTTCGAGAAATTCCCCGGCAGCAAGGCCGAGCTGACCACCGCGATGAAATCGGTGGGCGAGGTCATGGCCATCGGCCGCACCATCCACGAATCCCTGCAAAAGGCGCTGGCCAGCCTTGAAACCGGCCTTTGCGGCTTCAACGAGATCGAGATCCCCGGCGCCCCCGAACGCGCCGCTATCATCAAGGCCATCTCGGCCCAGACCCCGGACCGCATCCGCCTGATCGCGCAAGCCATGCGCCACGGCCTGACGGATGACGAGATCAACCGCGCCACCAGCTTCGATCCCTGGTTCCTCGCCCGTATCCGCGAGATCATCGAGGCCGAGGCGGAAATCCGCGCCACCGGCCTGCCGATCACCGCCCCCGGCCTGCGCAAGCTCAAGATGATGGGCTTCACCGATGCCCGCCTCGCCATGCTGACGGGCCGGGACGAGGCGCAGGTGCGCCGCGCCCGCCGCAACCTCGGCGTCACCGCGGTCTTCAAGCGCATCGACACCTGCGGCGCCGAGTTCGAGGCGCAGACCCCCTACATGTATTCCACCTACGAATCCCCCGCGATGGGTGACGTGGAATGCGAGGCCCGCCCCTCGGACCGCAAGAAGGTGGTCATCCTCGGCGGCGGCCCCAACCGCATCGGCCAGGGCATCGAGTTCGACTATTGCTGCTGCCATGCCTGCTTTGCCCTCACCAAGGCCGGCTATGAAACCATCATGGTCAACTGCAACCCCGAGACCGTCTCCACCGACTATGACACCTCGGACCGGCTCTATTTCGAACCGCTGACCCTTGAACACGTCCTCGAAATCCTGCGGGTCGAGCAGGAGAACGGCACCCTGCACGGCGTCATCGTGCAGTTCGGCGGCCAGACCCCGCTGAAGCTGGCGCAGGCGCTGAAGGATGAGGGCATCCCGATCCTCGGCACCACGCCCGACGCCATCGACCTTGCCGAAGACCGCGAGCGCTTCCAGCAACTGCTGAACGACCTTGGCCTGCGCCAGCCGGTCAACGGCATGGCCCGCTCGCGCGACGAGGCTTTCGCCATCGCCGCCCGCGTCGGCTATCCGCTGGTGATCCGGCCCTCCTACGTTCTGGGCGGCCGCGCGATGGAGATCGTGCGCGACGATGCCCAGCTCGAACGCTACATCCGCGAGGCGGTGCAGGTCTCGGGCAGCAGCCCGGTGCTGCTCGACAGCTACCTCTCGGGCGCGATCGAGGTGGATGTGGACGCGATCTGCGACGGCACCGACGTGCATGTCGCCGGCATCATGCAGCATATCGAAGAGGCCGGGGTGCATTCGGGCGACAGCGCCTGCTCGCTGCCGCCCTACTCGCTCTCGGCCGAGATCGTCGCCGAACTCAAGGTGCAGACCGAGGCGATGGCCCGCGGGCTCAACGTCGTCGGGCTGATGAACGTGCAATTCGCGATCAAGGACGGCACCATCTATGTGCTGGAGGTGAACCCCCGCGCCTCGCGCACCGTGCCCTTCGTCGCCAAGGCCACCGACAGCGCCATCGCCTCCATCGCCGCCCGGGTGATGGCCGGCGAGCCGCTCTCGGCCTTCCCGATGCGCGCCCCCTACCCCAAGGGCGTCGGCCCCGACACGCCGCTGCCCTATGCCGACCCAATGACCCTCGCCGACCCGCAGACCCCCTGGTACTCGGTCAAGGAGGCGGTGCTGCCCTTCGCCCGCTTCCCCGGCGTCGATACCCTGCTGGGGCCGGAAATGCGCTCCACCGGCGAGGTGATGGGCTGGGACCGCACCTTCCCGCTGGCCTTCCTCAAGGCGCAGATGGGCGCGGGCACCCTCCTGCCGGAGACAGGCCGGGTGTTCCTCTCGGTCAAGGACATGGACAAGACGGCAGAGCTTGCCGCCGCCGCCCGCGATCTGGTGGCGATGGGCTTCACCCTCGTCGCCACCCGCGGCACCGCCAGCTTCCTGACCGGGGCCGGCGTTGCGTCCGAGGTGGTGAACAAGGTCTATGAGGGCCGCCCGAACATCGTCGACATGCTCAAGAACGGCGATATCGCGCTGGTGCTGAACACCACCGAAACCCGCCAGGCGATCAGCGACAGCCGCGACATCCGCGCCGTCGCGCTCTATGACAAGATCCCCTACTTCACCACCGCCGCCGCCAGCATCGCCGCGGTGGAGGCGATGAAGGCCCGGGGCGAGGGCATCGGGGTCAGGACGCTGCAGGGGTGA